From Mesorhizobium sp. Pch-S:
CAGCACGGTTCATGCACAGCCAGCCAACCGCCGTTCCAACCCGGTATCCGACCAGATCACGCTGCTCAAGACGGCCTTTGCCGGCGGCTGAGCCGGAGTTTCGGTACGCAGCTCTCGATCCACGGGCTGTTTCTGGTTTGTTCACATTTCTCTGGCATCGCTCTGCGCGAAAGGTAGACTTCGCGCATGGCGGAAACGATTCGCATCATCGGTATCGATCCTGGGTTGCGGCGCACCGGTTGGGGTGTCGTTGAAAGCCTGGGCAATTCACTGCGTTTTGTCGCAGCGGGTACCGTACGCTCCGACGACAAGGCGGCGCTGGCGGCGCGCTTGTGCCAGCTGCACGACGGGCTGGCCGAGGTGCTGCATCAACTGATGCCGCAGGAAGCCGCCGTCGAGCAGACTTTCGTCAACAAGGATGCGTCGGCGACGCTGAAGCTCGGTCAGGCGCGCGGCATCGCCATGCTGGTGCCGGCCCGCGCGGGATTGCTGGTGGCCGAATATGCGCCCAATGCGGTCAAGAAAACGGTGATCGGCGTAGGCCATGGCGACAAGAAGCAGATCCACATGATGGTGAAAGTGCTGTTGCCGAAAGCAGCCTTCGACACCGACGATGCTGCCGACGCCCTGGCGATCGCCATCTGCCATGCGCATCATCGGCAGAGCATGGCCTATCGTTTGGCTGTGGCATGACGGGGCAATCGGGATGATAGGCAAGCTGAAGGGCACTGTCGACGAAATCGAAGAGGATCATTGCCTCGTCGATGTGCACGGCGTCGGCTATGTCGCCTATTGCTCCGCGCGAACGCTCTCGGCCTTGCCGGGGCCGGGGGAAGCGGTGGTGCTGCACATCGAAACCTATGTGCGCGAGGACATGATCCGCCTCTATGGTTTCCAGACCGCGCTTGAGCGGGAATGGTTTCGCCTGCTGATGAACAATGTCCAGGGCGTCGGTGCCAAGGTTGCGCTGGCGATCCTGTCGACCCTGTCGCCGTCCGACCTCGCCAATGCAATAGCCCTGCGCGACATCGCCATGGTGTCTCGGGCGCCCGGTGTCGGCAAGAAGGTCGCCGAACGCATCGTCACCGAGCTGAAGACCAAGGCGCCGGCCTTTGCAGGCGAGGCTTCAGGCACCATCGGCCTGAAGCAGGAGCTGGGTGAGGGCGTGGCAGCAGCACCCGTCGCCGATGCGGTATCGGCGCTCACCAATCTTGGCTACTCGCGTGACATCGCTGCCAACGCCGTGGCTGCTGCCTTGAAGGCTGCCGGCGACGGAGCCGATTCGGCCAAGCTGATCAGGCTGGGGCTGAAGGAACTGGCGCGGTGACGCGCAGCTTGTCCGGACTCCTTTGCCGTGCGAGGAGAGGGGCATGAATACCGCCCCCCGTCTCATCTCGTCCGAAAAGCGTGGCGAGGATGCCGACCAGACGCTGCGCCCGCAGACGCTGGACGACTTCGTCGGCCAGGCGGCTGCGCGTGCGAACCTCAAGGTCTTCATCGAGGCGGCCAAGGGGCGTGGCGATGCACTCGACCATGTCCTGTTCGTCGGTCCGCCAGGTCTGGGCAAGACCACGCTGGCGCAGATCATGGCGCGCGAGATGGGCGTCAATTTCCGCTCGACATCGGGCCCGGTGATCGCCAAGGCCGGCGACCTCGCGGCATTGCTGACCAATCTGGAAGACCGCGACGTTCTTTTCATCGACGAGATCCATCGGCTCAGTCCGGCAGTGGAGGAAATCCTCTATCCGGCGATGGAGGATTTCCAGCTCGACCTGATCATCGGCGAGGGACCGGCGGCTCGCTCGGTCAAGATCGATCTCGCCCGTTTCACGCTGGTCGCCGCCACGACGCGGCTCGGTCTCATCACCAATCCGCTGCGCGATCGTTTCGGCATCCCGGTGCGGCTGAATTTCTACACGGTCGAGGAACTGGAGCTGATCGTGCGGCGCGGCGCGCGCATCCTCAGCATGCCGATCGCCGATGATGGCGCCGTCGAGATCGCACGTCGTGCCCGTGGCACGCCGCGTATTGCCGGGCGCCTGCTGCGCCGCGTCCGCGATTTCGCGTCGGTCGCCGGCGCCGAGACCGTATCGCGCAAGGTCGCCGACGAAGCGCTGTCGCGGCTCGAAGTCGATGCGCTCGGCCTCGACCAGCTCGACCGGCGCTATCTTTCCATGATCGCCATGAATTTCGGCGGCGGACCGGTCGGTATCGAAACGATCGCAGCGGGTCTCTCGGAGCCGCGGGATGCGATCGAGGATATCATCGAGCCTTATCTGATCCAGCAGGGCTTCATCCAGCGCACCCCGCGTGGGCGCATGCTGACGGCCAATGCCTGGAGGCATCTCGGCCTGGAGGTGCCGCGCGATCTCGCCCAGCAGCAGATCAATCTCTTCCAGGAAGGGGATTGATCGATGTCCGGTGCGGACGATCTGCTCGGCGGCATTTCCGGCGCGCTGACCGAATTCGGTCATCGGCTGATGGCGCGGGTGTATTATGCCGACACCGATTTCTCCGGCGTCGTCTACCATGCCCGCTATCTCGAGTTCCTGGAGCGCGGCCGCTCGGATTTCCTGCGGCTCGCCGGCGTCCATCACACCGAACTTGCCGAGGGCAAGCATGGTGAAAAGATCGTCTGGGTAGTCCGCCGCATGGAGATAGACTTCCGCTCGCCGGCCCGCATAGACGACATCCTGACGGTGGATACGCGTGCTGACGACATCTCCGGCGCACGCATTTTCATGGCGCAGCAGCTCAAACGCGATGCGGAAGTGCTGGTCGATGCCAGGGTGGAGGCCGCGATCATCGGCGAAAATGGCCGGCCGCGTCGTTTCCCCAAGGAATGGGTGGCCGCCTTCATGCCGAAGGGTCGCTAAGCGTAGTTCCGGGAAACGTGTGTAGCGGTTTTCCGTCCGGAATTGCGTAAAGGCGGAAGCGCTCCAGGCGACCTCTTCACTCCATTGTGACCCGATGTTTGCCCGGCAGGGATGCTGCGCCGCACAACGATCGCGATTCCTAACCTCTCCTTAACCATAACGGTTCATGAAGACATTGGTGAAGTTTGGAGGCGTCCGTGCCTTCGTTTTACCAATATTTGTCGTGAAAAGGCCGCGAAAGGCGCCTTTTGGGCATTTCCGGAAGCTTCGCGCGAACGGACCACAAGGGGTAGAGCGCCAGGGGGCTAGCGGCGAGCCGGGCCCGGGAATTCTTAAGGAACGAACCATGGAAAACATCGCACTCGCCGATCCGGGCGCGCAACTGTCGATTTGGGGCTTGTTCATGCAGGCCGGCTGGGTGGTCAAGCTGGTCATGCTGGGCCTTATCGGTGCTTCGGTCTGGACCTGGGCCATCGTCGTCGACAAGCTGATTTCCTATGCGCGCCTGCGCGTCGCGCTCAACCGCTTCGAGCAGGTGTTCTGGTCGGGACAGTCGCTGGAAGAGCTTTACCGCAATCTAGCCGAACGCAAGACCGTGGGCATGGGCGCCATCTTCGTGGCCGCCATGCGCGAATGGAAGAAGAGCTTCGAGAAAGGCGCCAAGTCGCCGCTCGCGCTGCAGACCCGCATCGACAAGGCGATGGATCTGGCGCTGACGCGCGAGATGGAGCGCCTGGAGGGTCGCCTCGGCTTCCTCGCCACCATCGGCTCGGCAGCACCCTTCATCGGCCTGTTCGGCACGGTCGTCGGCATCATGACCTCGTTCCAGGCCATCGCCGGTTCGAAGTCGACCAACCTCGCCGTCGTGGCGCCCGGTATCGCGGAGGCGCTGCTGGCAACGGCAATCGGCCTGCTCGCGGCTATCCCCGCTGTCATCGCCTACAACAAGCTGTCGTCGGACGCTGGCAAGATCGCGGTGCGCATGGAGGGCTTCGCCGACGAGTTCTCCGCCATACTGTCGCGCCAAATCGATGAGAAAGTGGCCCAGAAGGCCGCCTGAGGAATTACGACGATGGGAATGTCAGTCAGCTCGGGCGGTTCGGGACGCGGTGGACGCGGTCACAGGCGGCGTGGCCGCCATCACGGCCTGATGTCGGAAATCAACGTCACGCCGTTCGTCGACGTCATGCTGGTGCTGCTCATCATCTTCATGGTGGCGGCGCCGCTGCTCACGGTCGGCGTGCCGATCGACCTGCCGGAAACGCAGGCCAAGCCGATGAATGCGGAAACCCAGCCGATCACCGTTTCGGTGAACCAGGCCGGTGAGATCCATCTGCAGGAAACCGTGATCCCGCTCGAAGAGGTCGTGCCGAAGCTCGAGGCCATCGCCAAGACCGGTTATGAGGAGCGCATCTTCATCCGTGGTGACAAGGCCGCCGACTACGGCACGGTCATGAAGGTCATGGCTCGCATCTCGGCCGCCGGCTACAAGAACCTCGGCCTGGTCACGCTGCAGGAACAGGACAAATAACCTTGAAGGCCGGCCTCACCACATCGGTGATCCTGCATGCTGCCGTGATCGGGTTCGGCCTGTTCACGCTCAGGGCTCCGCCTGCTTTCCAGCCCATGAACGTCGAGTCGTTTCCCGTGGACATCGTCCCGGTGGAAGATGTTGCGCAGTCGGTGCAGGGCGACAAGAAGTCGACCGCGCGTGACAAGCCGGCGCCAAAACCGACCGAGCGCCCCGATATCGTTGCCAATGCACAGAAGATTGGCGAGAACAGCGTCGATACCGATCAGCCGGTGACACCGACCGCGAAACCAAAGCCGGTCGAGAACACGGAATCGGCACCCAAGGCGCCGACGCCGACGGAAAAGCCCAAGCCCGAAGACTCGCCCAAGCCCAAGGAAGAGCCGAAGCCGACGCCGGCAACGGAAGTCGCGCCGGCTGAACAGCCAAAACAGGACGTGAAGCCCGATCCCGTCAAGCAGCCCGAGCCGAAGCCGCAGCCGGCGAAGGAACCCGAGCCGGCGCCGAAGCCAGCCGAGCAGAAGCCCGCCGAGGCGAAGCCAGAGCCGGCGAAGCCGGACGCGGTGGCCGAGGCGATCGCTTCGGAGCCGACGGAGTCCGCTGCACTACCCAACTCAGCACCGGTGCCCGAAGCAAAGCCGCGTCCCGAGCAGGCCCAGGCTGAAACCGCCAAGGCGCCGGACCGCAAGAATTCGGACAAGCCGGTCAAGGAGGCATCCTCGCGTCAGAAGTCCGAGGACGATGCCTTCAACGACAAGGTCTCTGCTCTCCTGAACAAGGACAAACCTTCCGGTGGTGGTGCAAAGCGATCCAGCCAGCAGTCGTCGCTCGGCGGCGACAGGACCAACGGCCAGAAGCTGAGCAACAGCGAAATGGGCGCTCTGCGTGAGCAGCTTAGCGGCTGCTGGACCATTCCGGCCGGTGCGCAGGATGCCGGAACGCTGGTCGCGGTCATCCGATTCAACGTGGATCAGTCAGGCAAGCTGGACGGCCGCCCGACGGTCCAGACCTCCAGCGGCAACCGTTCGTACGACGAAAGCGCGGTGCGAGCGATCCAGAAGTGCGATCAGGCGGGGCTGATACTTCCAGCAGGCAAGCAGGACATCTGGTCCGAAATTCAAGTCACTTTCAACCCGAGCGACATGGGCATGTGATGTCTATCACTCGGATATGAAACAGGAATTCGTGATGAAGCATCTTTTCAAGACACTCTTTCTGATCGGCGCCATGGCCACCGGCATGAGCGGCCTTGCGATGTTGCCGGCGCATGCCCTGGTGGAGATCGACGTCAACAAGGGCAATGTCGAGCCCTTGCCGATCGCCATCACCGACTTCGAGTCGTCCGGTGATCTCGGCAAGGAAATATCCGGCATCGTCGCAGCGGACCTCAAACGTTCCGGCCTGTTCGCGCCGATCGACAAGGGTGCCTTCATCGAGAAGATATCGAATCCCGACCAGACGCCTCGCTTCGAGGACTGGAAGGTCATCAACGCCCAGGCGCTGGTGACCGGCCGTGTCAACAAGGAAGCGGACGGTCGTATCCGTGCCGAGTATCGTCTGTGGGATACGTTCGCAGGCCAGCAACTGGCGGGTGAGCAGTTCTTCGCGAACGCAGCCAACCAGCGCCGTGTCGCCCACATCATCGCCGACGCGATCTATGAGCGCCTGACCGGCGAAAAGGGCTATTTCGACACGCGCGTCGTCTACATCGACGAGACGGGCGCCAAGAATGCGCGCAAGAAACGCCTCGCCATCATGGACCAGGACGGTGCCAATGCACGCTTCCTGTCCAATGGCGCAGCGATCGTGCTGACGCCGCGCTTCTCGCCGAACCGGCAGGAAATCACCTACATGTCCTACGAAAGCGGTGTGCCGAAAGTCTACCTGCTGCAGCTGGAGACCGGTCAGCGCGAACTCGTCGGCAATTTCCCCGGCATGACGTTTGCGCCGCGCTTCTCGCCGGATGGCCAGAAGGTGATCATGAGCCTGCTGCGCGACGACGGCAATTCCAACATCTATGCGCTGGACCTGAGGAGCCGTTCGACCACACGCCTCACCGACTCGTCGGCGATCGACACCTCGCCGTCCTATTCGCCGGATGGTTCGCAGGTTGTCTTCACTTCGGATCGCGGCGGCGGCAGTGGCCGCTCCCAGATCTATGTCATGGGCGCCGACGGCTCCAATCCACACCGTATCTCCTTCGGCGACGGCGTCTATTCCACGCCGGTATGGTCGCCGCGCGGTGACCTGATCGCGTTCACCAAGCAAGGTGGCGGTCAGTTCCAGATCGGCGTGATGAAGACGGATGGTTCGGGTGAGCGCATCCTGTCGACAGGTTTCCAGCAGGAAGGCCCGACCTGGGCGCCGAACGGACGTGTGCTGATGTTCTTCCGCGAGAGCGGCGGCGGCCCGAAGCTCTATTCGATCGACCTGACCGGCCGCAACGAGCAGCCGATCCCGACTTCCGGCTTCGGCTCCGACCCGGCCTGGTCGCCGCTTCT
This genomic window contains:
- the ruvC gene encoding crossover junction endodeoxyribonuclease RuvC; amino-acid sequence: MAETIRIIGIDPGLRRTGWGVVESLGNSLRFVAAGTVRSDDKAALAARLCQLHDGLAEVLHQLMPQEAAVEQTFVNKDASATLKLGQARGIAMLVPARAGLLVAEYAPNAVKKTVIGVGHGDKKQIHMMVKVLLPKAAFDTDDAADALAIAICHAHHRQSMAYRLAVA
- the ruvA gene encoding Holliday junction branch migration protein RuvA; amino-acid sequence: MIGKLKGTVDEIEEDHCLVDVHGVGYVAYCSARTLSALPGPGEAVVLHIETYVREDMIRLYGFQTALEREWFRLLMNNVQGVGAKVALAILSTLSPSDLANAIALRDIAMVSRAPGVGKKVAERIVTELKTKAPAFAGEASGTIGLKQELGEGVAAAPVADAVSALTNLGYSRDIAANAVAAALKAAGDGADSAKLIRLGLKELAR
- the ruvB gene encoding Holliday junction branch migration DNA helicase RuvB, yielding MNTAPRLISSEKRGEDADQTLRPQTLDDFVGQAAARANLKVFIEAAKGRGDALDHVLFVGPPGLGKTTLAQIMAREMGVNFRSTSGPVIAKAGDLAALLTNLEDRDVLFIDEIHRLSPAVEEILYPAMEDFQLDLIIGEGPAARSVKIDLARFTLVAATTRLGLITNPLRDRFGIPVRLNFYTVEELELIVRRGARILSMPIADDGAVEIARRARGTPRIAGRLLRRVRDFASVAGAETVSRKVADEALSRLEVDALGLDQLDRRYLSMIAMNFGGGPVGIETIAAGLSEPRDAIEDIIEPYLIQQGFIQRTPRGRMLTANAWRHLGLEVPRDLAQQQINLFQEGD
- the ybgC gene encoding tol-pal system-associated acyl-CoA thioesterase; translated protein: MSGADDLLGGISGALTEFGHRLMARVYYADTDFSGVVYHARYLEFLERGRSDFLRLAGVHHTELAEGKHGEKIVWVVRRMEIDFRSPARIDDILTVDTRADDISGARIFMAQQLKRDAEVLVDARVEAAIIGENGRPRRFPKEWVAAFMPKGR
- the tolQ gene encoding protein TolQ — encoded protein: MENIALADPGAQLSIWGLFMQAGWVVKLVMLGLIGASVWTWAIVVDKLISYARLRVALNRFEQVFWSGQSLEELYRNLAERKTVGMGAIFVAAMREWKKSFEKGAKSPLALQTRIDKAMDLALTREMERLEGRLGFLATIGSAAPFIGLFGTVVGIMTSFQAIAGSKSTNLAVVAPGIAEALLATAIGLLAAIPAVIAYNKLSSDAGKIAVRMEGFADEFSAILSRQIDEKVAQKAA
- the tolR gene encoding protein TolR, with amino-acid sequence MGMSVSSGGSGRGGRGHRRRGRHHGLMSEINVTPFVDVMLVLLIIFMVAAPLLTVGVPIDLPETQAKPMNAETQPITVSVNQAGEIHLQETVIPLEEVVPKLEAIAKTGYEERIFIRGDKAADYGTVMKVMARISAAGYKNLGLVTLQEQDK
- a CDS encoding cell envelope integrity protein TolA, which translates into the protein MKAGLTTSVILHAAVIGFGLFTLRAPPAFQPMNVESFPVDIVPVEDVAQSVQGDKKSTARDKPAPKPTERPDIVANAQKIGENSVDTDQPVTPTAKPKPVENTESAPKAPTPTEKPKPEDSPKPKEEPKPTPATEVAPAEQPKQDVKPDPVKQPEPKPQPAKEPEPAPKPAEQKPAEAKPEPAKPDAVAEAIASEPTESAALPNSAPVPEAKPRPEQAQAETAKAPDRKNSDKPVKEASSRQKSEDDAFNDKVSALLNKDKPSGGGAKRSSQQSSLGGDRTNGQKLSNSEMGALREQLSGCWTIPAGAQDAGTLVAVIRFNVDQSGKLDGRPTVQTSSGNRSYDESAVRAIQKCDQAGLILPAGKQDIWSEIQVTFNPSDMGM
- the tolB gene encoding Tol-Pal system beta propeller repeat protein TolB yields the protein MATGMSGLAMLPAHALVEIDVNKGNVEPLPIAITDFESSGDLGKEISGIVAADLKRSGLFAPIDKGAFIEKISNPDQTPRFEDWKVINAQALVTGRVNKEADGRIRAEYRLWDTFAGQQLAGEQFFANAANQRRVAHIIADAIYERLTGEKGYFDTRVVYIDETGAKNARKKRLAIMDQDGANARFLSNGAAIVLTPRFSPNRQEITYMSYESGVPKVYLLQLETGQRELVGNFPGMTFAPRFSPDGQKVIMSLLRDDGNSNIYALDLRSRSTTRLTDSSAIDTSPSYSPDGSQVVFTSDRGGGSGRSQIYVMGADGSNPHRISFGDGVYSTPVWSPRGDLIAFTKQGGGQFQIGVMKTDGSGERILSTGFQQEGPTWAPNGRVLMFFRESGGGPKLYSIDLTGRNEQPIPTSGFGSDPAWSPLLE